Proteins co-encoded in one Campylobacter ornithocola genomic window:
- a CDS encoding cysteine hydrolase family protein has translation MTKLLVVVDYQNDFISGSLGFEKATKIKDNILTLLKNHQDDIVFTFDTHDENYLKTQEGKNLPICHCIKDTLGWQMPNDFDIYLKNAKKIFYKNTFGSLELANFLKQNYYSSIEFCGLVSHICVFSNIILAQSATPNSKIILHKNATTSFSESLEKNAYEILQAYGIELL, from the coding sequence ATGACTAAACTTTTAGTGGTTGTTGATTATCAAAATGATTTTATCAGTGGTAGCTTAGGTTTTGAAAAAGCTACCAAGATAAAAGATAATATTCTTACTCTTTTAAAAAATCATCAAGATGATATTGTTTTTACTTTTGATACGCATGATGAGAATTATTTAAAAACCCAAGAAGGAAAAAATTTACCTATTTGTCATTGTATTAAGGATACTTTAGGATGGCAAATGCCAAATGATTTTGACATATATTTAAAAAATGCAAAAAAAATATTTTACAAAAATACTTTTGGGAGTTTAGAATTAGCTAATTTTTTAAAACAAAATTATTATAGTAGTATAGAGTTTTGCGGTTTGGTTTCACATATTTGTGTGTTTAGTAATATTATTTTAGCACAAAGTGCTACTCCTAATTCTAAAATTATTTTGCATAAAAATGCTACTACAAGTTTTAGCGAATCTTTAGAAAAAAACGCTTATGAAATTTTACAAGCTTATGGTATAGAGCTTCTATAA
- a CDS encoding 5'-methylthioadenosine/adenosylhomocysteine nucleosidase, which yields MKIAILGAMPEEVTPLLEVLKEYQTIEYANNTYYLAKYKNHELIIAYSKIGKVNSTLSATIMIEKFKAEFLLFTGVAGAFNPSLEIGDLIYATKLAQYDLDITAFGHPLGYVPGNEIFIKTDDKLNNLAIEVAKELNIKLQSGIIATGDEFICDENKKTKIREIFNADACEMEGASVALVCDALKIPCLILRSMSDKAGEKAEFDFDEFVEKSAKISANFVLKICEKL from the coding sequence ATGAAAATAGCTATTTTAGGAGCTATGCCTGAAGAGGTTACTCCTTTATTAGAAGTATTAAAAGAATATCAAACAATTGAATATGCGAATAATACTTATTATCTTGCAAAATATAAAAACCATGAATTGATTATTGCTTATTCTAAGATAGGAAAGGTAAATTCTACTCTTAGTGCGACCATTATGATAGAAAAATTTAAAGCCGAGTTTTTGCTTTTTACAGGAGTGGCTGGTGCTTTTAATCCTAGTTTAGAAATAGGAGATTTAATTTATGCTACAAAATTAGCTCAATATGATTTAGATATCACTGCTTTTGGGCACCCACTTGGTTATGTTCCTGGTAATGAAATTTTTATAAAGACAGATGATAAGTTAAACAATCTTGCCATAGAAGTTGCTAAAGAACTTAATATTAAATTGCAATCGGGTATTATTGCCACAGGCGATGAGTTTATTTGTGATGAGAATAAAAAGACAAAAATTAGAGAGATTTTTAATGCAGATGCTTGTGAGATGGAAGGAGCTAGCGTAGCTTTGGTGTGTGATGCTTTAAAAATTCCATGTCTAATTTTAAGGTCAATGAGTGATAAAGCAGGTGAAAAAGCGGAATTTGATTTTGATGAATTTGTAGAAAAATCAGCAAAAATATCAGCTAATTTTGTCTTAAAAATTTGTGAGAAATTATGA
- a CDS encoding ATP-binding protein, translating into MINLSKKLIREVAKANAKFSLIGDNDKVLLGLSGGKDSLALAHLLKRMQAHAPFKFEFKAVTLSYGMGEDYTKLHNHCKEHDIEHEIINSNIYEISGDTIRKNSSFCSYFSRMRRGALYTYALENGYNKLAIAHHLDDAVESFFMNFIYNGALRSLAPKYKSKRGVEVIRPLIFVRERQLRENAINNELEVIGNEFCPGMKLSEKNVKFPHAREEAKQLLANLEKENPKLFTSLKTAFENIHTDSFFMVKDND; encoded by the coding sequence ATGATAAATCTTAGTAAAAAATTAATTAGAGAAGTAGCAAAGGCTAATGCTAAGTTTTCTTTAATAGGAGATAACGATAAAGTCTTATTGGGGCTTAGTGGTGGGAAAGATTCGTTAGCTCTAGCGCATCTTTTAAAACGTATGCAAGCACATGCTCCTTTTAAATTCGAATTTAAAGCAGTAACTTTAAGTTATGGCATGGGTGAAGATTATACCAAACTTCATAATCACTGCAAAGAACATGATATTGAACATGAAATAATTAACTCTAATATTTATGAAATTTCAGGTGATACTATTAGAAAAAATTCGAGTTTTTGTAGCTATTTTTCAAGAATGAGGCGTGGTGCTTTATATACTTATGCTTTGGAAAATGGCTATAATAAATTGGCTATAGCTCATCATTTAGATGATGCGGTAGAGAGTTTTTTTATGAATTTTATTTATAATGGTGCTCTTAGGAGTTTAGCTCCAAAATATAAAAGTAAAAGAGGTGTAGAAGTTATCCGCCCTTTGATTTTTGTAAGGGAAAGACAGCTAAGAGAAAATGCTATTAATAATGAATTAGAAGTTATTGGTAATGAATTTTGTCCTGGTATGAAATTAAGTGAAAAAAATGTCAAATTTCCTCATGCTAGAGAAGAAGCAAAGCAGCTTTTGGCAAATCTAGAAAAAGAAAATCCAAAATTATTTACAAGCTTAAAAACTGCATTTGAAAATATCCATACGGATAGTTTTTTCATGGTTAAGGATAATGACTAA
- the fabD gene encoding ACP S-malonyltransferase, protein MNSAFIFPGQGSQSVGMGLSFYKNSSKAKDLLDHASEYCKLDFKYLLFEENENLNKSEFTQMAIVLNSLMAYEALKEQVNIEAKYSLGHSLGEFSALATQGAFNFLDVIALVNKRGQFMQEDCSKIEAGMMVVLGLEDRVVENLCQKALSEGKNIFAANYNCDGQIVVAGLKADLAFYESEFKNAGAKRAMLLNMSVASHCPLLKNASLKLIKELEPILKENFENVVSNVNAKAYNDKNQALALLSDQLVKPVLYKQSIKAIDSEVDFYIEFGANVLKGLNKKITQKETYALSKIEDIDEILKVIK, encoded by the coding sequence ATGAATAGTGCATTTATTTTCCCAGGCCAAGGCTCTCAAAGTGTTGGTATGGGACTTAGTTTTTATAAAAATTCATCCAAAGCAAAAGATTTATTAGATCATGCAAGTGAATATTGTAAACTTGATTTTAAGTATTTACTTTTTGAAGAAAATGAAAATTTAAATAAAAGCGAATTCACACAAATGGCCATAGTGTTAAATTCACTTATGGCTTATGAAGCTTTAAAAGAACAAGTGAATATAGAGGCTAAGTATAGTTTAGGTCATTCGCTAGGAGAATTTAGTGCTTTAGCAACTCAAGGTGCATTTAACTTTTTAGATGTAATAGCGCTTGTCAATAAACGTGGTCAATTTATGCAAGAAGATTGTTCTAAAATTGAGGCTGGTATGATGGTAGTTTTAGGACTTGAAGATAGAGTAGTAGAGAATCTTTGTCAAAAGGCATTAAGTGAGGGAAAAAATATTTTTGCAGCTAACTATAATTGCGATGGACAGATTGTAGTAGCAGGTTTAAAGGCTGACTTAGCTTTTTATGAGAGTGAATTTAAAAATGCTGGTGCAAAAAGAGCTATGCTTTTAAATATGAGTGTTGCTAGTCATTGTCCATTATTGAAAAATGCATCTTTAAAGCTTATAAAAGAATTAGAGCCTATTTTGAAAGAGAATTTTGAAAATGTAGTATCAAATGTCAACGCTAAAGCATATAATGATAAAAACCAAGCTTTAGCACTTTTAAGTGATCAGCTTGTCAAACCTGTTCTTTATAAACAAAGTATTAAAGCAATAGATAGTGAAGTAGATTTTTATATTGAATTTGGTGCAAATGTATTAAAAGGTCTAAATAAAAAAATCACTCAAAAAGAAACTTATGCTTTAAGTAAAATAGAAGATATTGATGAAATTTTAAAGGTAATTAAATGA
- a CDS encoding 23S rRNA (pseudouridine(1915)-N(3))-methyltransferase RlmH, with protein MQINIFSIQKNNNNEFSKIDEYYTKLIKKFCDFNDICIFNNKINQAQNINATEAKKSYTNALTPYIKGFCIALDERGKEFTSVEFAKLLQDKNGISFFIGGAYGFEQEFIAQMHTSIALSKMTLIHKFAKTMLLEQIYRAFCINTNHPYHK; from the coding sequence ATGCAAATCAATATTTTTAGTATTCAAAAAAACAATAATAATGAATTTAGCAAAATAGATGAGTATTATACTAAACTCATTAAAAAATTTTGCGACTTTAATGATATATGCATTTTTAATAATAAAATTAATCAAGCACAAAACATCAATGCCACAGAAGCAAAAAAGTCCTACACAAATGCATTAACTCCTTATATAAAAGGTTTTTGCATAGCTTTAGATGAAAGAGGCAAAGAGTTTACAAGCGTAGAATTTGCAAAATTATTACAAGATAAAAATGGAATTTCTTTCTTTATAGGTGGTGCTTATGGCTTTGAGCAAGAATTTATTGCACAAATGCACACAAGTATAGCTCTTAGCAAAATGACTTTAATACATAAATTTGCTAAAACCATGCTTTTAGAACAAATTTATCGTGCATTTTGCATTAACACAAATCATCCATATCACAAATAG
- a CDS encoding FKBP-type peptidyl-prolyl cis-trans isomerase produces the protein MAIEKNSVVSMFYELKDANTNEVLESNIYAEPISFILGKGQILEGLEEEIQKLNAPCNVDIVIKKENALGEYDVNALQTLPKEQFAGIDLQVGMELFGEGEDGNTVRVIVREITDNEVTIDYNHAYAGKDLLFSLNIVDVRAASEDEILTGIIAGSKSCGCGGGHHHDHHHGHGGGGCCGGHGHGGGGCCGGH, from the coding sequence ATGGCTATAGAAAAAAATAGTGTAGTTTCAATGTTTTATGAGTTAAAAGATGCAAATACTAATGAAGTTTTAGAGTCAAATATTTATGCTGAACCTATTTCTTTTATTTTAGGCAAGGGTCAAATTTTAGAAGGATTGGAAGAGGAAATTCAAAAACTTAATGCACCATGCAATGTTGATATTGTGATAAAAAAAGAAAATGCCTTAGGTGAGTATGATGTAAATGCTTTGCAAACTTTACCAAAAGAGCAATTTGCAGGGATTGATTTGCAAGTTGGTATGGAGCTTTTTGGTGAAGGTGAAGATGGTAATACAGTAAGAGTGATTGTTAGAGAAATTACTGATAATGAAGTTACCATTGATTATAATCATGCTTACGCGGGAAAAGATTTGTTGTTTTCATTAAATATTGTAGATGTTAGAGCTGCGAGTGAAGATGAAATTTTAACAGGTATAATCGCAGGAAGTAAAAGTTGTGGATGTGGTGGAGGACATCATCATGATCACCATCACGGACATGGCGGTGGCGGATGTTGTGGTGGCCACGGACATGGTGGCGGCGGTTGCTGCGGTGGTCATTAA
- a CDS encoding tRNA dihydrouridine synthase: protein MIDFSKKPLFLAPMAGFSDLPLRNLVKQFGADITISEMISSNALVYESSKTLKMLEKAELENPYIVQIAGSNESVIQKAVEILNRFDFIDGIDFNCGCPVNKVIKQCAGSALLQDLDKLQRILELIKKTSNKKLTSVKVRLGFDKKDPIAIAKACENTGIDFISMHGRTRKQMYSGNADYEAIALAKENIKIPLVANGDISAENAKEVFKITNCDALMIGRASIGKPWIFHEIKTGKKIDKVMKNKIIFTHFEEMLKHYKEQGISIFRKHLHEYSKGYEDASNFRDCVNRINDVEVMRKYIQEFFNRE from the coding sequence ATGATAGATTTTAGCAAAAAGCCTTTATTTTTAGCTCCTATGGCAGGTTTTTCAGACTTGCCTTTGAGAAATTTAGTTAAGCAATTTGGTGCAGATATAACCATTAGTGAAATGATAAGCTCTAATGCTTTAGTATATGAGAGTTCAAAAACTCTTAAAATGCTAGAAAAAGCTGAACTTGAAAATCCTTATATAGTTCAAATCGCAGGTTCAAATGAAAGCGTGATTCAAAAGGCGGTAGAAATTCTAAATCGCTTTGATTTTATAGATGGGATTGATTTTAATTGTGGTTGCCCTGTAAATAAGGTTATAAAACAATGTGCAGGTAGTGCTCTTTTGCAAGATCTTGATAAACTACAAAGAATTTTAGAACTTATCAAAAAAACAAGCAATAAAAAACTAACTAGTGTTAAAGTAAGATTGGGATTTGATAAAAAAGATCCTATTGCTATTGCTAAGGCATGCGAAAACACTGGAATAGATTTTATCAGTATGCATGGTCGCACTAGAAAACAAATGTATAGCGGAAATGCTGATTATGAAGCCATAGCTTTAGCCAAAGAAAATATCAAAATTCCTTTAGTTGCAAATGGTGACATTAGTGCAGAAAATGCTAAAGAGGTATTTAAAATAACAAATTGTGATGCCTTGATGATAGGGCGTGCAAGCATAGGAAAACCTTGGATATTTCATGAGATAAAAACTGGCAAAAAAATCGATAAGGTCATGAAAAATAAAATCATTTTCACGCATTTTGAAGAAATGCTAAAACACTACAAAGAGCAAGGTATAAGTATATTTAGAAAGCACTTACATGAATACTCTAAAGGCTATGAAGATGCTTCTAATTTTAGAGATTGTGTTAATCGTATTAATGATGTAGAAGTTATGCGAAAATATATTCAAGAATTTTTCAACAGGGAATGA
- a CDS encoding TonB C-terminal domain-containing protein, which translates to MEENSVHNFKSFIYAVLVYFFVVFLIFFKLIEYKPKAIEYTDDPNSFINIELGDSINQNQINMMQELQKENLQSLFEENLLQKYTTNKSVNTQNIEQRASVFNELFGKIEDYQEEKTTKVQSSMPSKKPTFTQREKINDFSKQLNENLQINQELGQSIIEQKIGVYDQFLGAVRKYLEDRWRIYNPSGNLSIEVEFVIDSSGYFYLLSTTSAYSDNFDKKAKEFLQNLEGRYITLPPNGKIRKIKMQLSDIIEFKTEKQ; encoded by the coding sequence ATGGAAGAGAATTCTGTACATAATTTTAAATCCTTTATTTATGCAGTTTTAGTTTATTTTTTTGTTGTTTTCTTGATTTTTTTTAAATTAATTGAATATAAGCCAAAAGCTATTGAGTATACCGATGATCCTAATAGTTTTATTAATATAGAGCTTGGAGATAGTATAAATCAAAATCAAATTAATATGATGCAAGAATTGCAAAAAGAAAATTTACAAAGTTTGTTCGAGGAAAATCTTTTACAAAAATACACTACAAATAAAAGCGTCAATACGCAAAATATAGAACAACGGGCAAGTGTTTTTAATGAGTTATTTGGAAAAATAGAAGATTATCAAGAAGAAAAAACTACAAAAGTACAATCTTCTATGCCATCAAAAAAACCAACTTTTACTCAAAGAGAAAAAATCAATGATTTTTCTAAACAACTTAATGAAAATTTGCAAATTAATCAAGAATTAGGACAATCTATTATAGAGCAAAAAATAGGTGTTTATGATCAATTTTTGGGTGCTGTTAGAAAATATCTTGAAGATAGATGGAGAATTTATAACCCTAGCGGGAATTTAAGTATAGAAGTAGAGTTTGTGATCGATAGCAGTGGATATTTTTATCTGCTAAGCACCACTAGTGCTTATAGTGATAATTTTGATAAAAAGGCAAAAGAATTTTTACAAAATTTAGAAGGAAGATACATAACTTTACCTCCAAATGGTAAAATAAGAAAAATCAAAATGCAACTTAGTGATATAATTGAGTTTAAAACGGAGAAACAATGA
- the tolB gene encoding Tol-Pal system protein TolB: MKKLLVFLFFCSVLFGQDATISVVNKGMQLPKIYIKDQSNLNDLDLKKSFYNMLVNDIKVSSNFEITQDEKQGDYIFSYILNKNGKLLDIDVEILATNETKTRFYEQILSIEEYPFLAHRSVAQMNRKLGFAPVDWMDHKILIARTQGNKQSDILLADYTLTYQKVLISKGLNLFPKWANKEQNVFYFTAYEDEIPTLYKYNMKNKNITKIIASKGMMVASDVSDDGKKILLTMAPKDQPDVYLYDVDSKNLTQITNYMGIDVNGNFVDDDKKIVFVSDRLGYPNIFMQNLESNLTEQVVFHGKNNSSVSTYKHYMVYSSREINQSGVFNLYLMSTQSDYIRQLTANGKNLFPRFSSDGESVVFIKYLGSQSALGVIRINANKAFHYGLKVGKIQSIDW; encoded by the coding sequence ATGAAAAAACTATTAGTATTTTTATTTTTTTGTTCAGTATTATTTGGACAAGATGCAACAATATCTGTTGTTAATAAAGGTATGCAATTGCCTAAAATTTATATTAAAGATCAATCTAATTTAAATGATTTAGATCTTAAAAAAAGTTTTTACAACATGCTTGTTAATGATATAAAAGTGAGTTCAAATTTTGAGATAACTCAAGATGAAAAACAAGGTGATTATATTTTTTCTTATATATTAAATAAAAATGGCAAGCTTTTAGATATTGATGTTGAAATTTTAGCCACAAATGAAACTAAAACAAGATTTTATGAGCAAATTCTTTCTATTGAAGAGTATCCATTTTTAGCACATAGAAGTGTTGCTCAAATGAATAGAAAATTAGGCTTTGCACCGGTTGATTGGATGGATCATAAAATTTTAATAGCTAGAACTCAAGGTAATAAGCAAAGTGATATTTTATTAGCAGATTATACTTTAACTTATCAAAAAGTATTGATTTCAAAAGGTTTAAATTTGTTTCCTAAATGGGCAAATAAAGAGCAAAATGTATTTTATTTTACTGCCTATGAAGATGAAATTCCAACACTTTATAAGTATAATATGAAAAATAAAAATATCACAAAAATCATTGCTAGTAAAGGTATGATGGTTGCTTCTGATGTGAGTGATGATGGTAAAAAAATTTTACTAACCATGGCACCAAAAGACCAACCTGATGTATATTTATATGATGTGGATTCAAAAAATCTGACACAAATTACAAACTATATGGGTATTGATGTAAATGGTAATTTTGTGGATGACGATAAGAAAATTGTATTTGTATCTGATCGTTTGGGTTATCCAAATATTTTTATGCAAAATTTAGAGTCCAATTTAACAGAACAAGTTGTTTTTCATGGTAAGAATAATTCTTCTGTTTCTACCTATAAACATTATATGGTTTATTCTAGTAGGGAAATAAACCAAAGTGGAGTTTTTAATCTTTATTTAATGTCAACTCAAAGTGATTATATAAGGCAACTTACTGCAAATGGTAAAAATCTTTTTCCAAGATTTTCTAGTGATGGAGAAAGCGTTGTGTTTATTAAATATTTGGGTTCTCAAAGTGCATTAGGAGTTATTAGAATTAATGCAAATAAAGCCTTTCATTATGGTTTAAAAGTAGGTAAAATTCAATCAATTGATTGGTAA
- the recO gene encoding recombination protein RecO: MQGYILHTQSVKDEDLIVYLLSSKRVIKSYRFYGMRHSNILSGYKIDFELEESSRFLPRLKDVLHIGFSWILDRERMFFWQEFIRLFYWHLKDVEEIDNFYFELLEDCAKRFEKQDCKRVIVDAYLKILSFEGRLHKSFICFLCDEYIKEDVVLVRAFLPAHRKCAFGYEFKTKDLIKFYEKFNSSHFSDEYIDNLYKIIKEGF, encoded by the coding sequence ATGCAAGGGTATATTTTACACACTCAGAGTGTAAAAGATGAGGATTTGATTGTCTATCTTTTGAGTTCTAAAAGGGTTATTAAAAGTTATAGATTTTATGGAATGAGGCATTCTAATATTCTAAGTGGATATAAGATTGATTTTGAGCTTGAGGAAAGTTCAAGGTTTTTACCACGTTTAAAAGATGTTTTACACATTGGTTTTTCTTGGATTTTAGATAGAGAGAGAATGTTTTTTTGGCAAGAATTTATTAGACTTTTTTATTGGCATTTAAAAGATGTTGAAGAAATTGATAATTTTTATTTTGAGCTTTTAGAAGATTGTGCTAAACGTTTTGAAAAACAAGACTGTAAACGTGTAATAGTAGATGCATATTTGAAAATTTTAAGCTTTGAAGGACGATTGCATAAGAGTTTTATATGCTTTTTATGTGATGAGTATATAAAAGAAGATGTGGTGTTAGTGAGAGCTTTTTTGCCTGCACATAGAAAATGTGCTTTTGGTTACGAGTTTAAAACTAAAGACCTTATAAAGTTTTATGAAAAATTTAATTCATCGCATTTTAGCGATGAATATATTGATAATTTATACAAAATCATAAAAGAGGGTTTTTAA
- a CDS encoding tetratricopeptide repeat protein, with amino-acid sequence MKLNLLSVALLGATFLHAEISAFDAGKVDTKTPYGLTQNEKLQYENQERLKALNEYYTNLTSKINTAVENIEGLQSVTEGLNAQYSKANTKLLSLEENYQNFDANITQEIQNLRAYIEENRQIQEKNYQEIQKVLGEITTLINKINDDYISKEDMNQTITFFQSEITRVQNQAKVTPIAPIVKDDNKTQEVIQDINETQEEVIEKKDDSWKKLQSSEILKKAIDETNKNQFEDAKEKFEYLISIHYKPARSTFWLGEIRYKQQDYAGALGFYKKSSAISTKGDYVPKLLYHTAISLDKVGDPKSANKFYKALKTAYPDSPEAKVSPDRK; translated from the coding sequence ATGAAATTAAACTTATTATCAGTAGCTCTTTTAGGAGCTACTTTTTTACACGCTGAAATTTCAGCATTTGATGCAGGAAAAGTAGATACAAAAACACCTTACGGTTTAACCCAAAATGAAAAATTACAATATGAAAATCAAGAACGCTTAAAAGCTTTAAATGAATATTATACAAATTTAACAAGTAAAATAAATACAGCAGTAGAAAACATAGAAGGTTTGCAAAGCGTTACTGAGGGATTAAATGCTCAGTATTCAAAAGCTAATACAAAATTGCTTTCATTGGAAGAAAACTATCAAAATTTTGATGCAAATATTACTCAAGAAATTCAAAACTTAAGAGCTTATATTGAAGAAAATAGACAAATTCAAGAAAAAAATTACCAAGAAATTCAAAAGGTTTTAGGTGAAATTACAACTTTAATCAATAAGATTAATGATGATTATATTTCCAAAGAAGATATGAATCAAACCATAACTTTTTTTCAATCTGAAATAACTAGAGTACAAAATCAGGCTAAAGTTACTCCTATTGCTCCTATTGTAAAGGATGATAACAAAACCCAAGAAGTTATTCAAGACATAAATGAAACTCAAGAAGAAGTGATTGAAAAAAAAGATGATAGTTGGAAAAAATTACAATCTAGTGAAATTTTGAAAAAAGCAATTGATGAAACTAATAAAAATCAATTTGAAGATGCAAAAGAAAAATTTGAATATCTAATCAGTATTCACTATAAACCTGCTAGATCTACTTTTTGGCTTGGAGAGATAAGATATAAACAGCAAGATTATGCAGGTGCTTTGGGATTTTATAAAAAAAGTTCTGCTATAAGCACTAAGGGTGATTATGTACCAAAACTGCTTTATCATACAGCTATTAGTTTAGATAAGGTTGGAGATCCTAAAAGTGCTAATAAATTTTACAAGGCTTTAAAGACAGCTTATCCTGATAGTCCTGAAGCAAAAGTTTCACCAGATAGAAAATAA
- the dksA gene encoding RNA polymerase-binding protein DksA, which yields MQELNLENFKNILLQRQKEILQELQGNIDNIHNLQDSEPRDEVDLQQIDNSSHIDFKINENLKAELEEIKHSLSKIDNNTYGICEYCEDNIHPERLKVKPHAKYCINCRENLEKRKEL from the coding sequence ATGCAAGAATTAAATCTTGAGAATTTCAAAAACATATTACTTCAAAGACAAAAAGAAATTTTACAAGAGCTTCAAGGTAATATAGATAATATCCACAATCTACAAGATAGCGAACCTAGAGATGAAGTTGACTTACAACAAATTGATAATAGCTCTCATATTGATTTTAAAATTAATGAAAATTTAAAAGCTGAGTTAGAAGAAATTAAACATTCATTAAGCAAAATAGATAACAATACTTATGGTATTTGTGAGTACTGTGAAGATAATATTCATCCTGAAAGACTTAAAGTAAAACCTCACGCAAAATACTGTATAAATTGCCGTGAAAATCTAGAAAAAAGGAAAGAACTATGA
- the pal gene encoding peptidoglycan-associated lipoprotein Pal, which yields MKKIIFASITAFAVIVSGCATKNTSVSSSSSVDGSKGSGGSDRFENLESLNSIANVYFDFDKFNIRKDMQKVVANNAEIFNKETTNTAIVVEGNCDEWGTDEYNQALGLKRAKAVKESLIAQGVSAERISVKSYGETNPVCTERTKACDAQNRRAEFKIAK from the coding sequence ATGAAAAAAATCATTTTTGCTTCAATTACTGCATTTGCTGTTATTGTAAGTGGATGTGCTACAAAAAATACTAGTGTAAGTAGCTCAAGTAGTGTAGACGGTTCAAAAGGTAGTGGTGGTTCAGATAGATTTGAAAATCTTGAATCTTTAAATTCTATTGCAAATGTATATTTTGATTTTGATAAATTTAATATTAGAAAAGATATGCAAAAAGTTGTTGCAAATAATGCTGAAATCTTCAATAAAGAAACTACAAATACTGCAATCGTAGTTGAAGGAAACTGCGATGAGTGGGGAACTGATGAATATAACCAAGCTTTAGGTTTAAAAAGAGCTAAGGCAGTTAAAGAATCTTTAATAGCTCAAGGTGTTAGTGCAGAAAGAATTAGCGTTAAGAGCTATGGAGAAACTAATCCTGTATGTACTGAAAGAACAAAAGCATGCGATGCTCAAAATCGTCGTGCAGAATTTAAAATTGCAAAATAA
- the accD gene encoding acetyl-CoA carboxylase, carboxyltransferase subunit beta, producing the protein MNFLDIFSSIRRKQAAPNEAPNHWVKCNSCHALMYYKEIEACYNVCPKCNFHMRLDPLKRIELLSDESTFIEIDKDLYPVDPLKFVDSKSYKKRLAENEEKTGRKSAVISGECTIDGIKTQLVVFDFSFMGGSLGSVEGEKILRAIERAIEKKTPVVIASASGGARMQESTYSLMQMSKTSAALKLLAEEKLPYISVLTDPTMGGVSASFAWLGDIIIAEPGALVGFAGARVIKQTIGADLPEGFQKAEFLLEHGLIDAIVERNEHKKFIADFLRFFSKN; encoded by the coding sequence ATGAATTTTTTAGATATTTTTTCTAGCATAAGACGCAAACAAGCTGCTCCAAATGAAGCTCCAAATCATTGGGTTAAATGTAATTCTTGTCATGCGTTAATGTATTATAAAGAAATAGAAGCTTGTTATAATGTTTGCCCTAAATGTAATTTTCATATGAGATTAGATCCTTTAAAACGCATTGAATTGCTTAGCGATGAAAGTACTTTTATAGAAATAGATAAAGACTTATATCCAGTTGATCCACTCAAATTTGTAGATAGCAAATCATACAAAAAAAGATTAGCGGAAAATGAAGAAAAAACGGGTAGAAAAAGTGCTGTAATAAGCGGTGAATGCACCATAGATGGAATAAAAACCCAACTTGTTGTTTTTGATTTTTCTTTTATGGGTGGTAGTTTAGGTTCAGTTGAAGGCGAAAAAATTCTTAGGGCTATTGAAAGAGCTATTGAGAAAAAAACACCTGTTGTTATAGCAAGTGCAAGTGGTGGAGCTAGAATGCAAGAAAGTACTTATTCTTTAATGCAAATGAGTAAAACAAGTGCGGCATTAAAACTCTTAGCAGAAGAAAAACTTCCTTACATTTCAGTTCTAACTGATCCAACCATGGGTGGAGTAAGTGCTTCTTTTGCTTGGCTTGGCGATATCATCATAGCTGAACCTGGTGCTTTAGTAGGTTTTGCAGGGGCTAGAGTAATCAAGCAAACTATAGGAGCTGATTTACCTGAAGGTTTTCAAAAAGCTGAATTTTTGCTTGAACACGGATTGATTGATGCTATCGTAGAAAGAAATGAACATAAAAAATTCATAGCAGATTTTTTAAGATTTTTTTCTAAAAACTAA